A window from Erythrolamprus reginae isolate rEryReg1 chromosome 9, rEryReg1.hap1, whole genome shotgun sequence encodes these proteins:
- the LOC139172536 gene encoding tigger transposable element-derived protein 1-like: MAFNKAAKRMVTPRNKRLMKMEAALSLWVQDCRKKSIALDTNTIRTKAQQLYNRLEDTEGGDADEGNAAPATFTASKGWFDKFQRRYGLKSVSLHGEAASADTGAAENFVQRTFKDLIAEGGYLPEQVFNMDESGLFWKRMPSRTFLMQDEAKAPGFKAMKDRVTLIMCGNAAGFLLKPGLIYKSRNPRALKNRNKNSLPVYWMHNPKAWITKPLTRDWFHQCFIPQVEVYLARKGLDFKVLLLMDNAGGHDHLDHEHDGVQVEFLPPNTTSLIQPMDQGIIRAFKALYTRNSLGSIVEAMDADDNFTLKAYWRQYTIASCLKNIQNASMDMKTQTMNACWRKLWPEVVHDYKGFAPEEIQDAAVQTSVKLAQALGGEGFVDMTPEEVNGLLDEHGLPLTDKDLEELTRSASEEEEEAEAEEAEEEEDVGLTLERLAELNRTAAHLQHMVELWDPNMTRSIQFNASLDNIFAPYRSMLGQKKKRRQQLPMTMFVTKTKRSVTPSPAASIVEMVIEEDP, encoded by the exons atggcattcaacaaggctgcaaaaagaatggtgacgcctagaaacaaacggcttatgaagatggaagctgctttgtccctgtgggtacaagactgccgcaaaaagagcattgctttggataccaacactataaggaccaaggcccagcaattgtacaaccgtcttgaagacacagaaggaggcgatgcagatgagggaaacgcag ccccagccacattcacagcaagcaaagggtggtttgacaaatttcaacggcgctatggcctgaagagtgtgtcattgcatggagaagctgcctcagcagatacaggtgcagcagaaaactttgtccagcgcacgtttaaagacctaattgcagaagggggctaccttccagaacaggtgttcaacatggacgaatcaggcctgttctggaagaggatgccttcaaggactttcttgatgcaagatgaagccaaagcccctggctttaaggccatgaaagatcgagtgactttgatcatgtgtgggaatgcagcaggctttttgctgaagccagggctaatctataagtcacgaaatccaagagccctcaagaacagaaacaagaattcattgccagtgtactggatgcataatcctaaagcatggattacaaaacccctcacgcgggactggtttcatcagtgcttcatcccacaggtggaggtgtatttggctcgcaaaggactcgatttcaaagtgcttctcctaatggacaatgctggcggccatgatcacctggaccatgaacatgatggggtgcaagttgaattcttgccaccaaacaccacatcgcttatccagccgatggatcaaggtattatccgtgcatttaaggcactgtacacgcgcaattctcttggaagcatcgtggaagcaatggatgctgatgacaacttcacattgaaagcctactggcgtcagtacacaattgcatcttgtctgaagaacattcagaatgcctcgatggatatgaagacacagacaatgaatgcctgctggaggaaattgtggccagaagtggtgcatgattacaagggatttgctcccgaagaaatccaagatgctgcagtccagacctctgtgaagctggcacaggcactgggtggagaaggcttcgttgacatgacaccagaggaagtcaatggtttgcttgatgagcatggcctaccgctgacagacaaagatctggaggagctgaccaggtcagcgagtgaagaagaggaggaagcggaagctgaagaagctgaggaagaagaagatgttggcctaacgcttgagcggcttgcagaactgaacagaactgctgcacatctgcaacacatggtggaactttgggatcccaacatgactcgctctatacagtttaacgcctcccttgacaacatctttgcaccatacagatccatgttaggccagaaaaagaaacggcgccaacaactgcccatgaccatgtttgtcacaaaaaccaagaggtctgtcacaccatcacctgcagcgtccattgtagaaatggtgatagaagaagatccctag